One stretch of Apis cerana isolate GH-2021 linkage group LG8, AcerK_1.0, whole genome shotgun sequence DNA includes these proteins:
- the LOC107996515 gene encoding nucleolin isoform X2: protein MKLAIFAFIAMSCLIAVVRSAEEEYDYEEEPAAPVTPAPARSGSGRLGGLLSSRGRVSVGRKSAAPASTTAKAIEQPAAEAEEEEEEELEDNQEQEEAPTTTTESSKKVRGGVRPFRSNQDLLDALKRRRAQAGPTTSHRDTSATQTATESTTPKSKATTHSRNKSNGATSETKSTGRGRFGGTRGSKPLQEEVEETQREEVQVKPKPYRRG from the exons ATGAAGCTCGCTATATTCGC ATTTATAGCGATGAGCTGTCTGATAGCCGTGGTCAGGTCGGCAGAGGAGGAATACGATTACGAGGAGGAGCCTGCAGCCCCGGTCACTCCAGCCCCGGCCAGATCCGGTTCCGGTAGATTAGGGGGACTGTTATCTTCCCGGGGCCGGGTGAGCGTCGGCAGGAAATCAGCTGCGCCAGCC TCGACCACGGCGAAGGCGATCGAGCAGCCGGCCGCAgaagcggaggaggaggaggaggaggagctcGAGGACAACCAAGAGCAAGAAGAGGCGCCGACCACGACCACCGAATCGTCCAAGAAAGTTCGCGGCGGAGTCAGACCTTTCAG GTCGAACCAAGACCTGTTGGACGCGTTGAAGAGAAGAAGAGCCCAAGCGGGACCCACCACCTCTCATCGAGACACCTCTGCCACCCAAACTGCCACCGAATCGACGACGCCTAAGTCCAA AGCAACCACGCACAGCCGCAACAAAAGTAACGGCGCCACAAGCGAGACGAAATCGACGGGGCGCGGCAGGTTTGGAGGAACGAGGGGAAGCAAACCTTTACaagaggaggtggaggagacTCAGCGAGAAGAGGTTCAAGTGAAACCGAAACCGTATCGCAGAGGTTAA
- the LOC107996515 gene encoding serine/threonine-protein kinase TAO2 isoform X1, with protein MKLAIFAFIAMSCLIAVVRSAEEEYDYEEEPAAPVTPAPARSGSGRLGGLLSSRGRVSVGRKSAAPAAQSTTAKAIEQPAAEAEEEEEEELEDNQEQEEAPTTTTESSKKVRGGVRPFRSNQDLLDALKRRRAQAGPTTSHRDTSATQTATESTTPKSKATTHSRNKSNGATSETKSTGRGRFGGTRGSKPLQEEVEETQREEVQVKPKPYRRG; from the exons ATGAAGCTCGCTATATTCGC ATTTATAGCGATGAGCTGTCTGATAGCCGTGGTCAGGTCGGCAGAGGAGGAATACGATTACGAGGAGGAGCCTGCAGCCCCGGTCACTCCAGCCCCGGCCAGATCCGGTTCCGGTAGATTAGGGGGACTGTTATCTTCCCGGGGCCGGGTGAGCGTCGGCAGGAAATCAGCTGCGCCAGCC GCGCAGTCGACCACGGCGAAGGCGATCGAGCAGCCGGCCGCAgaagcggaggaggaggaggaggaggagctcGAGGACAACCAAGAGCAAGAAGAGGCGCCGACCACGACCACCGAATCGTCCAAGAAAGTTCGCGGCGGAGTCAGACCTTTCAG GTCGAACCAAGACCTGTTGGACGCGTTGAAGAGAAGAAGAGCCCAAGCGGGACCCACCACCTCTCATCGAGACACCTCTGCCACCCAAACTGCCACCGAATCGACGACGCCTAAGTCCAA AGCAACCACGCACAGCCGCAACAAAAGTAACGGCGCCACAAGCGAGACGAAATCGACGGGGCGCGGCAGGTTTGGAGGAACGAGGGGAAGCAAACCTTTACaagaggaggtggaggagacTCAGCGAGAAGAGGTTCAAGTGAAACCGAAACCGTATCGCAGAGGTTAA